In Lacibacter sp. H375, one DNA window encodes the following:
- a CDS encoding DUF4242 domain-containing protein, whose product MKSITNSRYFILVVLLFSAFIASAQSTTDNTNKKEPVMKTYLIERDIPGAGQLTPVDLKAISQKSCSVLTEMRPKIKWLHSYVTGNKIYCVYMAENETLLREHGKKGGFPVTNITEIETTISPATAKE is encoded by the coding sequence ATGAAATCAATCACTAACTCCCGCTATTTTATACTTGTTGTATTATTATTCTCTGCTTTTATCGCATCAGCTCAATCAACAACAGACAACACAAATAAGAAAGAACCTGTTATGAAAACTTATCTTATTGAAAGAGATATACCAGGTGCAGGTCAGTTAACTCCGGTTGATCTGAAAGCTATTTCACAAAAATCCTGCAGCGTATTAACAGAGATGAGACCAAAAATTAAATGGCTGCACAGTTATGTAACGGGCAATAAAATTTATTGTGTATATATGGCCGAAAACGAAACTCTGTTACGTGAACATGGAAAGAAAGGTGGTTTTCCTGTAACTAATATTACAGAAATCGAAACAACGATCAGCCCGGCAACTGCGAAAGAATAA
- a CDS encoding alpha/beta hydrolase produces the protein MGLKTVAYLVFYESCAQSLRFKRCWVSQQIYLGYSNLLNLLSFKRSNYFKVKSMNHLIRVLLLLTVISSCKKEKRPDTQVSNPVSVKSSATYTVIVEQNVKYCQGLSHQTLNSPSYSTMDLTLDVYKPANNTKKKPAILLIHGGGFVGGNKTDVNIVNLANYFAARGWVAFSINYRLLGDKGTVPAQWIQYAQSSVAAVDQSQFIAMYPAHRDAKAAVRWLIANADNYNIDTNYITVGGGSAGAVIATTLGITNTTDFTNEISLNIDPTLTTTNLNKTYTVKTILDFWGSGVAVTAVNSIYGYQRFDRSDAPIMIAHGTADSTVKYTNAIELRDIYTSTGAAYKLHTLVNRGHGPWDAVVNGKKLEELSFDFIVEQQKLIVE, from the coding sequence GTGGGACTAAAAACTGTTGCTTACCTTGTTTTTTATGAAAGTTGTGCTCAGTCTTTGCGTTTTAAAAGATGTTGGGTATCACAGCAGATATATCTGGGTTACAGTAATTTGTTAAACCTTTTGTCATTCAAAAGGTCTAACTACTTCAAAGTAAAGAGCATGAACCATTTGATAAGAGTATTACTGTTACTGACTGTTATATCGTCTTGTAAAAAAGAAAAACGTCCAGACACGCAGGTTTCGAATCCTGTATCCGTTAAATCATCAGCAACATATACTGTAATCGTTGAACAAAACGTCAAGTATTGTCAGGGACTCAGCCATCAAACATTAAACAGTCCGTCTTATTCAACGATGGATCTAACATTAGACGTTTATAAACCTGCAAACAATACAAAAAAGAAACCGGCCATATTATTGATTCACGGAGGAGGATTTGTTGGCGGGAATAAAACTGATGTTAACATTGTAAATCTTGCGAATTACTTTGCCGCCAGAGGTTGGGTAGCTTTTTCGATAAACTATCGGTTACTGGGAGATAAAGGTACCGTACCTGCACAATGGATTCAATATGCACAAAGTAGTGTAGCAGCTGTTGACCAATCGCAATTCATAGCTATGTATCCGGCACATCGGGATGCAAAGGCTGCGGTCAGGTGGCTGATAGCAAATGCAGACAATTACAATATTGATACAAATTACATCACAGTGGGAGGAGGTTCGGCTGGTGCAGTTATCGCTACAACGCTGGGAATAACAAATACAACAGATTTTACAAACGAAATATCTTTAAATATAGACCCGACCTTGACAACTACCAATTTGAATAAGACTTACACCGTAAAAACGATATTAGATTTCTGGGGCAGCGGTGTTGCAGTTACTGCAGTAAATAGTATTTATGGCTATCAGCGTTTTGACCGTTCAGATGCTCCTATTATGATTGCCCATGGTACAGCAGATTCTACAGTAAAATATACCAATGCAATTGAATTGCGGGATATATACACATCAACAGGAGCTGCGTATAAATTACACACGCTTGTAAACAGAGGACACGGGCCATGGGATGCTGTTGTAAATGGAAAAAAACTGGAAGAACTTTCATTCGATTTTATAGTGGAGCAACAAAAACTTATTGTAGAATAA
- a CDS encoding FG-GAP-like repeat-containing protein, which yields MILHPGACIKSGLLTAKRLFIFFISVLVFIETKAQPIISSFSPVSGPAGTIVTINGNNFSTNTAENIVYFGLVRGAVISANSTSIQAVVPLNASGHLLTVTTNSKTASASRPFLITYNGSGHSISKEAYKAEIKIPLYRRNKDGQGDYFNFYNMLTADFDADGKIDIVSVGGNDDSLVVARNTTTNRNFSFDSSFIKTTTPVSELLLTEDFNADGYADILYYHYQDTGIYILSNKSSAGQISFETTGKITKHNPTFFNQFTTGDFNQDGLIDLVFWHVDSAAAFFYKNISANGTISFAAKQKFFTYQDPNFVVSSFEPGASSGDLNNDGKKDLIIYLTPAVAGGGDYNGETIILQNKGTAGQLLFEKASSFRTNRALVPIEIFTADMNGDGYNDLLQTINLDFHELEIYLNTGSNQTIGINPMSTSYYGYSNHIKTIPQPIPYDLNGDTKIDIFLSTQYHDYDSLACYIYLFENKSSNGSLHFGAGTEMMKNGVHDMSVADLNNDSKPEIFYIRHNYYNGSDTLIILENQPQLTTSVNEPGSDGFLFSFYPNPAEHQLVIQLPAVNSPSVIIISNQLGQEVKRFQLNRNSSAMQTLDVSSLMPGMYLVTWTDGKRKQSKQLFIQ from the coding sequence ATGATACTACACCCAGGCGCCTGTATAAAGTCGGGCTTGCTTACAGCAAAACGTCTTTTCATTTTTTTCATTTCGGTGCTGGTTTTTATTGAAACAAAGGCCCAACCAATCATTTCTTCTTTCTCCCCTGTATCGGGACCGGCAGGAACAATTGTTACGATCAACGGCAATAACTTCAGTACAAACACGGCTGAAAATATTGTTTACTTTGGTTTGGTTCGTGGAGCAGTAATCAGTGCAAACAGTACAAGTATACAGGCAGTTGTTCCTTTGAATGCATCGGGGCATTTGTTAACCGTTACCACTAATTCCAAAACAGCATCTGCCAGTCGTCCTTTCCTGATCACTTACAATGGCAGCGGACACAGCATCAGCAAAGAAGCTTATAAAGCAGAAATAAAAATTCCCTTGTACAGGCGCAATAAAGATGGACAGGGTGACTATTTCAATTTTTATAATATGCTTACTGCCGACTTTGATGCAGATGGAAAAATTGACATCGTGAGCGTTGGCGGTAATGATGATTCATTGGTTGTGGCACGAAATACAACAACAAACAGAAATTTTTCATTCGACAGCAGCTTTATAAAAACAACCACACCTGTATCAGAATTACTTTTAACCGAAGACTTTAATGCAGATGGTTATGCCGATATTCTCTACTACCATTATCAAGACACAGGTATTTATATTCTTTCGAATAAAAGCAGTGCAGGACAAATTTCATTTGAAACTACCGGAAAGATCACGAAGCATAATCCCACTTTTTTTAATCAGTTTACAACCGGCGATTTTAACCAGGATGGCCTGATCGATCTTGTTTTTTGGCACGTTGATTCTGCTGCCGCTTTCTTTTATAAAAACATCAGTGCAAATGGCACTATTTCATTTGCTGCAAAACAGAAATTCTTTACTTACCAGGATCCGAACTTTGTAGTGTCCAGCTTTGAACCCGGCGCTTCCTCCGGTGACCTGAACAACGATGGCAAAAAAGACCTGATCATCTATCTTACTCCTGCGGTAGCCGGTGGTGGAGATTATAATGGAGAAACAATTATACTGCAAAATAAAGGTACAGCAGGGCAGCTTCTGTTTGAAAAGGCAAGCTCCTTTCGTACGAACAGAGCCCTGGTACCAATCGAAATATTTACAGCAGATATGAACGGTGACGGATACAACGACCTGTTACAAACGATCAATTTAGATTTTCATGAACTTGAAATTTATCTTAATACCGGATCAAATCAAACCATTGGCATTAATCCAATGAGTACCAGTTATTATGGATACAGTAACCACATCAAAACCATTCCTCAACCGATTCCTTATGATCTGAATGGTGATACAAAAATTGACATCTTCCTTTCCACGCAGTATCATGACTATGATTCACTGGCCTGTTATATTTATCTTTTTGAAAATAAAAGTTCAAATGGCAGTCTTCATTTTGGTGCAGGAACAGAAATGATGAAAAACGGCGTACATGATATGTCTGTAGCTGACCTTAACAACGATAGCAAGCCGGAAATTTTTTATATCCGCCATAATTATTATAACGGCAGCGATACACTGATCATCCTGGAGAATCAACCACAGCTGACCACATCAGTAAATGAACCGGGCAGTGATGGCTTTTTATTTTCGTTTTATCCCAATCCGGCAGAGCATCAATTAGTGATTCAGTTACCGGCAGTAAACAGTCCGTCTGTTATTATAATCAGTAACCAGTTGGGGCAGGAGGTAAAGCGTTTTCAGCTAAACAGAAACAGTTCTGCAATGCAAACTCTTGATGTGAGTAGTTTAATGCCGGGCATGTACCTGGTAACATGGACAGATGGAAAAAGAAAACAATCCAAACAACTTTTCATTCAATAG
- a CDS encoding nickel-binding protein, with protein sequence MPIYMDLHIVPGVTAKDVAEAHKLDVYLEKDHSCKCMTYWVDEVRGHVFCLIDAPTKETVTELHNKAHGLIPHKIIEVQPNLVESFLGRISDPEEAETTPEGLKLINESSFRSLLVTKMTDPVLLQHQLGKEKANELVNRLNNLIRNQLKNHNGVETEHAGADFIASFSSAVNAINCAFSLQDEMTAEEMKSTGLRISIHAGEPVAKNEHLFGDTIQLAERLCFIGKQNQVNITSTVKKLIAKNIAGKENDLFVLSPQDETLLKLLFTTLEDNYQDPDFNMDEYCSTVAMSKSQLYRKTMALCDMSPNTLLKEYRLEKATALMKRKQPSISDITFDSGFNSPSYFTKCFKKKYGILPMAYLDLLK encoded by the coding sequence ATGCCCATATACATGGATCTCCATATAGTGCCGGGAGTAACAGCTAAGGATGTTGCAGAAGCACACAAATTAGATGTGTACCTGGAAAAAGATCACAGCTGCAAATGCATGACCTATTGGGTTGATGAAGTAAGAGGTCATGTGTTCTGCCTCATCGACGCACCTACAAAAGAAACAGTAACCGAATTACATAACAAAGCTCATGGTTTAATACCGCATAAGATCATTGAAGTGCAACCAAATCTGGTTGAGTCTTTTCTTGGGAGAATAAGCGATCCGGAAGAAGCTGAGACAACACCGGAAGGATTGAAGCTAATCAACGAATCATCTTTCAGAAGTCTATTGGTTACAAAAATGACTGACCCTGTTTTGTTGCAACATCAACTTGGAAAGGAAAAGGCGAATGAACTTGTGAATCGCCTGAATAACCTGATCAGGAACCAGCTAAAAAACCATAATGGCGTAGAAACAGAACATGCAGGTGCAGATTTCATTGCATCTTTTTCATCTGCAGTAAATGCAATTAACTGTGCATTTTCACTTCAAGATGAAATGACTGCGGAAGAAATGAAATCAACAGGTTTACGCATCAGCATTCATGCAGGCGAACCTGTTGCAAAAAATGAGCATTTATTTGGAGATACTATTCAGTTGGCCGAGCGTCTTTGTTTTATTGGCAAACAAAATCAGGTGAACATTACATCTACAGTAAAAAAACTGATTGCAAAAAACATTGCCGGCAAAGAAAATGATCTGTTCGTTTTGTCGCCGCAGGATGAGACGCTGCTCAAGCTTCTGTTTACCACACTTGAAGACAATTACCAGGATCCAGATTTTAATATGGATGAATATTGCAGTACAGTTGCTATGAGTAAATCGCAACTCTACAGGAAAACGATGGCTCTTTGTGATATGTCTCCAAATACATTATTGAAAGAATACCGTCTTGAAAAAGCAACAGCATTAATGAAACGAAAACAACCAAGTATATCAGACATAACCTTCGATTCCGGTTTCAACAGCCCCTCCTACTTTACAAAATGCTTCAAAAAGAAATATGGCATACTGCCAATGGCATATCTTGACCTGCTGAAATAA
- a CDS encoding aminotransferase class V-fold PLP-dependent enzyme: MKQDRKYFLRTLGTGLVAASLPAVAAAGNDALIDESDFIDEGEATDEKFWKKIAKKYYEIADDHVNLENGFYGIQPKPVLEAFQKNVAVANKQAARFARKDYPAIAAAAKKEVAAFLGVSDDEIIITRNATEALNIAIQGYPFKQGDEVILNQLDYFSMIETFKMLEKRGAISVKEFEMPLLPGSEDEIVDIYRKLITPKTRVILLTHVSNINGLIVPVAKIAAMAKERGVDVMTDSAHALGQINFSLKELNSDFVGMNLHKWIGNPVGAGILYVKKERIKELKAFFGDTSAAETSINKLAHFGTTPFAVIMTIPTSLAFQKQLGIERISARLHYLKSIWVNELMQHPNVEVVVPADFSCGIASFRIKNKTAVEVADYLFKQHKIFTVARTLGKDGCVRVTPSVYNSADDVRRFVAAVKSVAAS; the protein is encoded by the coding sequence ATGAAACAAGACCGTAAATATTTTTTACGAACATTAGGGACAGGATTAGTTGCTGCAAGTTTACCAGCCGTTGCTGCTGCCGGCAATGATGCGTTGATCGATGAAAGTGATTTCATTGATGAAGGCGAAGCAACAGATGAAAAATTCTGGAAGAAGATTGCTAAAAAATATTATGAAATAGCGGATGATCATGTAAATCTTGAAAATGGTTTTTATGGTATTCAACCCAAACCAGTATTAGAAGCTTTTCAGAAAAATGTTGCCGTTGCAAACAAACAGGCTGCAAGGTTTGCCCGGAAGGATTACCCGGCAATTGCTGCTGCTGCAAAGAAAGAAGTAGCTGCATTCTTAGGAGTTTCTGATGACGAGATCATTATTACACGCAATGCGACAGAAGCTTTGAACATCGCCATACAGGGCTATCCGTTTAAACAGGGAGATGAAGTAATCCTGAATCAACTTGATTATTTCAGCATGATCGAAACTTTCAAAATGCTGGAGAAAAGAGGAGCGATCAGTGTAAAGGAGTTTGAAATGCCTTTGTTACCAGGAAGCGAAGATGAGATCGTTGATATCTATCGTAAACTCATTACCCCTAAAACAAGAGTGATATTGCTCACGCATGTCTCAAACATTAATGGATTGATAGTGCCTGTTGCAAAAATTGCAGCAATGGCCAAAGAAAGGGGAGTGGATGTAATGACTGACTCCGCACATGCACTGGGCCAAATAAATTTCAGCTTAAAAGAATTGAATTCGGATTTTGTTGGAATGAATCTGCATAAGTGGATCGGTAATCCTGTTGGCGCCGGAATTCTTTATGTGAAAAAAGAACGCATAAAGGAACTGAAGGCGTTCTTTGGTGATACGAGTGCTGCAGAAACAAGTATTAACAAACTGGCGCACTTTGGCACAACACCATTTGCAGTGATCATGACCATACCAACAAGTCTTGCATTTCAAAAGCAGTTAGGTATTGAACGTATTTCAGCAAGGCTGCATTATCTCAAAAGTATCTGGGTAAATGAATTAATGCAGCATCCGAATGTTGAAGTAGTTGTACCTGCTGATTTTTCATGCGGTATAGCATCCTTTCGCATAAAGAATAAAACAGCAGTTGAAGTTGCAGATTATTTATTTAAGCAGCATAAGATATTTACAGTGGCCCGCACATTAGGTAAAGATGGTTGTGTGCGTGTAACGCCATCGGTGTATAATTCAGCGGATGATGTAAGACGGTTTGTTGCTGCAGTGAAATCAGTTGCAGCTTCCTGA
- a CDS encoding NIPSNAP family protein, with protein sequence MKKKINRLLFIVFFVMSLVLLSEKAVAAPPREFYQLTVYHYTTTVQEQSLDTYLQQALLPALHRLKIKSVGVFKAIANDTAAVKKLYVLIPLKSLNAVTDMAVKLSSDKEYQSKADAYLNAVYNAAPYSRMETILLHAFSLAPVMQLPQLKSPKNERVYELRSYESATEKIFKNKVHMFNEGDEVGLFKRLNFNAIFYAEVVAGSKMPNLMYMTSFENMADRDAHWKSFGSDPAWKKLSAMPEYKNNVSHIDIMFLRPTEYSDY encoded by the coding sequence ATGAAAAAAAAGATAAATAGGTTATTGTTCATTGTATTTTTTGTGATGTCTTTGGTGTTATTAAGTGAGAAAGCTGTTGCAGCGCCTCCACGTGAGTTTTACCAGCTAACTGTTTATCATTATACCACTACTGTACAGGAGCAGTCGCTGGATACCTATCTGCAACAGGCCTTGTTGCCTGCCTTGCATCGACTGAAGATCAAATCGGTTGGAGTATTTAAAGCAATTGCGAATGATACAGCTGCGGTAAAAAAATTGTATGTGTTGATCCCGCTGAAATCATTGAATGCAGTTACAGACATGGCGGTTAAATTATCATCAGACAAAGAGTATCAATCAAAAGCTGATGCTTATCTGAATGCAGTTTACAATGCTGCTCCTTATTCACGAATGGAAACAATATTGCTGCATGCTTTTTCTTTAGCACCTGTAATGCAGCTGCCACAATTAAAATCTCCAAAGAATGAACGGGTGTATGAGCTGCGCAGTTACGAAAGTGCAACGGAAAAAATCTTTAAGAATAAAGTGCATATGTTCAATGAAGGCGATGAGGTGGGTTTATTTAAACGCTTAAACTTCAACGCCATTTTTTATGCAGAAGTTGTTGCCGGCAGTAAAATGCCCAACCTGATGTATATGACAAGTTTTGAAAACATGGCCGACAGAGATGCGCATTGGAAAAGCTTTGGCAGTGATCCTGCGTGGAAAAAATTATCGGCAATGCCGGAGTATAAAAACAACGTGTCGCATATTGATATCATGTTTCTCCGGCCAACTGAATATTCAGATTATTAA
- a CDS encoding DUF4253 domain-containing protein, with protein sequence MTPKVSYFFLAIVLTITIACKSQPVEKSYLLTTDEKTICDTLQLDTTIIKDLRQFNTNKIEPFHYSLGKLITKDGEIETDPIFLQGLVVKETNSKSYDLVFSLKDRFKEKGYSVFLLENNFNIGNKPDNIGILKTTDKYTVLKQLATDGINWDITNDSLISIIKTFDKKYSIELIGASGDWCEFIIHNEPKNWTQFAKEVYKVCPDVVDQGTETVQALADEMKRTKRLYFWWD encoded by the coding sequence ATGACTCCAAAAGTTTCCTATTTTTTCCTTGCGATCGTTTTGACAATTACTATTGCCTGCAAATCACAACCGGTCGAAAAAAGCTACTTGTTGACAACTGACGAAAAAACTATTTGTGACACTTTACAGTTAGACACAACTATCATTAAAGACCTCCGGCAATTTAATACGAACAAAATTGAACCGTTTCATTATTCTTTGGGAAAATTGATCACTAAGGACGGAGAAATTGAAACAGACCCAATATTTTTACAAGGGCTTGTTGTTAAAGAAACAAATTCAAAATCTTATGACTTAGTATTCTCGTTAAAGGACAGGTTTAAAGAAAAGGGATACAGTGTTTTTCTTTTAGAGAACAATTTTAACATAGGCAATAAGCCCGACAATATTGGTATTCTTAAAACAACAGATAAGTACACGGTTCTCAAACAACTTGCAACAGATGGTATTAACTGGGACATTACAAATGACAGCTTAATTTCAATCATTAAGACCTTTGACAAAAAATATTCTATTGAACTCATTGGTGCATCAGGCGACTGGTGTGAGTTTATTATTCATAATGAACCCAAAAACTGGACACAGTTTGCTAAAGAAGTTTATAAAGTATGCCCAGACGTTGTTGACCAGGGAACAGAGACTGTTCAGGCTCTTGCAGACGAAATGAAAAGAACAAAACGTCTATACTTTTGGTGGGACTAA
- a CDS encoding fasciclin domain-containing protein, with protein sequence MKKFLMLSAMAIAFTSVVSAQKTVVDIAVGSENHTTLVAAVKAADLVATLQSAGPFTVFAPVNAAFDKLPAGTVATLLKPENKATLTKVLTYHVFAGNIDAAAVVKAITDGNGKAVLPTVSGGKLTASLVNGKVILTDENGGTATVVATDLKAGNGIVHVIDGVVLPK encoded by the coding sequence ATGAAAAAGTTTCTCATGTTGTCAGCAATGGCAATTGCATTCACGTCAGTTGTATCTGCACAAAAAACAGTAGTTGATATTGCTGTTGGTTCTGAAAATCATACTACGTTGGTAGCAGCTGTGAAAGCAGCAGACCTGGTAGCTACTTTACAAAGTGCAGGCCCGTTCACTGTATTTGCTCCTGTAAACGCAGCGTTTGATAAATTACCTGCCGGTACAGTTGCAACATTATTAAAGCCTGAAAACAAAGCAACGTTAACAAAAGTACTCACCTACCATGTATTTGCAGGAAACATTGACGCTGCTGCAGTGGTAAAAGCCATAACAGATGGTAACGGCAAAGCTGTGTTACCTACAGTAAGCGGTGGTAAATTAACAGCCTCTCTTGTAAACGGAAAAGTGATTTTGACAGATGAGAATGGTGGCACAGCAACTGTTGTTGCTACTGATCTTAAAGCAGGGAATGGTATTGTGCATGTGATTGATGGAGTAGTTCTTCCGAAGTAA